A region of Paenibacillus sp. JNUCC-31 DNA encodes the following proteins:
- a CDS encoding NAD(P)H-dependent oxidoreductase: MNIYIVFDSEGGHTRALAESIAAGAASVHGATIHLHSTEEADIYKLVEMDAIIWGCPGHFGSISSGLKKWIDKLGYLWAEGKLVDKVGAVFCTIATEHGGLESTLIHLLTPMLHQGMIITGLPGNFADNALYGSYYGVGVTCPVDSDDLLSEQGTALGKALGERVARITNRLIT, encoded by the coding sequence GTGAACATCTATATTGTTTTCGATAGTGAGGGCGGACATACCCGCGCACTTGCCGAGTCGATTGCGGCAGGCGCTGCCAGTGTACACGGCGCAACCATTCATCTGCATTCCACAGAAGAAGCCGACATTTACAAGCTGGTGGAGATGGACGCCATCATCTGGGGTTGTCCGGGTCATTTTGGATCCATCAGCTCCGGTTTGAAAAAGTGGATCGACAAGCTGGGCTACCTTTGGGCGGAAGGCAAGCTGGTAGACAAAGTTGGTGCAGTATTCTGCACCATCGCCACAGAGCATGGGGGACTGGAATCAACTCTGATTCATTTGCTGACACCCATGCTTCATCAGGGCATGATTATCACTGGATTGCCCGGTAACTTTGCAGATAATGCCTTATATGGCTCCTATTATGGTGTTGGTGTGACTTGTCCCGTTGATAGTGATGATCTGCTGAGTGAGCAGGGTACTGCCTTGGGTAAAGCTCTGGGAGAGCGAGTGGCGCGTATAACCAACCGACTGATCACATAG
- a CDS encoding MarR family winged helix-turn-helix transcriptional regulator has product MSPDTERNSQLANVDQLLEAFFRYKNKVLDQQQKNETNCKLNPTKSHILGMILREERCMAVDVARQLSLSSGATTIVLNQLESEGLIQRVRSEEDRRIVWLSLTEDGEKLAKTLINNRGRMTWELLQALTEEEQLQMFGMLKKIELKLLEKMKALEQTHR; this is encoded by the coding sequence ATGAGCCCGGATACGGAGCGAAACTCTCAATTGGCAAATGTCGATCAATTGTTGGAGGCCTTCTTTAGATATAAAAATAAAGTATTGGATCAGCAGCAGAAGAATGAAACAAACTGCAAACTGAATCCGACGAAAAGTCATATATTGGGCATGATTTTACGTGAAGAACGCTGTATGGCTGTTGATGTGGCAAGACAACTCAGTTTATCTTCAGGAGCAACCACAATTGTGCTAAATCAACTGGAGAGCGAAGGTCTGATCCAGCGGGTGCGCAGTGAAGAGGATCGAAGAATTGTATGGCTGTCCTTAACGGAAGATGGGGAGAAGCTTGCAAAAACATTGATTAACAATCGCGGTCGGATGACGTGGGAGCTTTTGCAGGCGCTTACGGAGGAAGAACAGCTTCAGATGTTTGGCATGCTCAAAAAGATTGAGTTGAAACTGCTGGAGAAAATGAAAGCATTGGAGCAAACACATCGTTAA
- a CDS encoding Na+/H+ antiporter, which translates to MELFIAVLVLLVLIGLSNILNRFVPFIPVPLIQIVLGVAIALLPAGVHLPLNPELFFVLFIAPLLYNDGKRTPRHELWNLRAPILLLALGLVFVTVVVAGYAIHWLIPTIPLPAAFALAAILSPTDAVAVGAMAGRVHLPKSIHRLLEGEALMNDASGLVAFKFAIAATVTGVFSLAQASFSFLLIAIGGLLIGALLSFLLIRLGVWIRRLGMEDVTIHMLLQILTPFVIYLVSEEIGVSGILAVVAGGIIHAIERDRTESVQLKMQVVSASTWSVILFILNGLVFVILGVQIPDVLSTIFENVSFDNLQVLGYVGLISVLLLVLRFVWIYLFWQGNEHFLKKSSIGKPRLKEIMIITLSGVRGAVTLAGAFSIPYILQDGSPFPERDLIIFLAAGVILFTLIAASVFLPILAKNDGKVEEGTPLTTERKAQDIMLNAAIRAVKSEMNDENKAAALAVVSDLSKYIRQAAGELSAGKRKDILKQETAINLIGTRAERKEIENMMDENIIASEAAFRCNSWLDRKEMMLANRTNTQMMFSLSEIGRMLGHVFTHRSRKPDQPFMIENADLFRQVKLRTSEAAIKAIRAHMNDSNRIVALSVISKYERVIAKLRTWNQGKTEDPFDQEKLELQMVAIQEQRNTIQQLYENGEINRDVAAKLRRFINDVEATALKNT; encoded by the coding sequence ATGGAACTGTTTATTGCCGTACTTGTTTTGTTGGTACTGATCGGTTTATCGAATATTTTGAACCGGTTCGTGCCATTTATCCCCGTTCCGCTGATTCAAATTGTACTTGGTGTGGCAATTGCACTGCTGCCTGCTGGTGTTCATTTGCCACTGAATCCGGAATTGTTTTTTGTCCTCTTTATCGCGCCATTGCTATACAACGATGGCAAACGAACGCCAAGACACGAGTTGTGGAATCTTCGGGCACCAATCCTGTTGCTGGCGCTCGGGCTTGTGTTTGTTACTGTAGTGGTGGCTGGGTACGCAATCCATTGGCTTATTCCAACCATTCCGCTGCCTGCGGCTTTTGCACTTGCGGCCATTCTGTCTCCAACAGACGCTGTAGCCGTTGGTGCCATGGCTGGTCGAGTTCATTTGCCCAAAAGCATACATAGGCTGCTGGAAGGCGAAGCATTAATGAACGATGCCTCCGGTCTGGTTGCGTTCAAATTTGCGATTGCCGCAACGGTTACGGGTGTATTTTCCCTGGCACAGGCTTCATTCAGCTTCCTTCTTATCGCCATTGGCGGGTTGTTGATTGGTGCTTTGTTATCGTTCCTGCTGATTCGACTCGGCGTCTGGATTCGGCGTCTGGGTATGGAAGATGTCACCATTCATATGCTGCTGCAAATCTTGACGCCGTTCGTCATTTATCTGGTAAGTGAAGAGATCGGTGTTTCGGGTATCCTGGCTGTCGTTGCAGGCGGTATCATTCACGCGATAGAGCGTGACCGCACGGAATCGGTACAACTGAAGATGCAGGTGGTGTCTGCCAGCACCTGGTCTGTCATTTTATTTATTTTGAATGGATTGGTCTTTGTCATTCTGGGGGTACAGATCCCGGATGTGCTTAGTACCATTTTCGAAAATGTTTCATTTGATAACTTGCAAGTGCTCGGCTATGTGGGCCTAATTTCAGTGTTATTGCTGGTGCTTCGTTTTGTCTGGATCTATCTGTTCTGGCAAGGGAATGAACATTTCCTCAAGAAATCATCGATTGGAAAGCCCAGGTTGAAAGAAATCATGATCATTACGTTGTCAGGTGTGAGAGGTGCTGTAACACTGGCCGGGGCATTCTCCATTCCTTATATCCTCCAGGACGGGTCGCCTTTTCCCGAGCGGGACCTCATTATTTTCCTGGCAGCTGGCGTGATTCTGTTCACCCTGATCGCTGCAAGTGTGTTTCTTCCGATACTGGCCAAAAATGATGGGAAAGTGGAGGAGGGCACACCTCTAACCACAGAGCGGAAAGCGCAGGACATTATGCTTAATGCCGCCATTCGTGCAGTCAAGTCGGAGATGAATGATGAGAACAAAGCAGCTGCACTTGCGGTCGTTTCGGATCTCTCGAAATACATCAGACAAGCTGCTGGTGAACTAAGTGCCGGTAAGCGCAAAGACATTTTGAAACAGGAAACAGCCATTAACCTCATTGGTACACGAGCTGAACGCAAGGAAATCGAGAACATGATGGATGAAAATATCATTGCGTCCGAAGCCGCCTTTAGATGCAACAGCTGGCTGGATCGTAAAGAAATGATGCTTGCGAATCGTACCAACACCCAGATGATGTTTTCACTTAGTGAAATTGGGCGAATGCTTGGACATGTGTTTACGCATCGCTCTCGGAAGCCGGATCAGCCATTTATGATTGAGAATGCCGATCTGTTCCGTCAAGTGAAGCTCCGTACCTCTGAAGCGGCGATCAAGGCGATCCGTGCTCATATGAACGATAGTAACCGGATCGTAGCACTGTCGGTCATCTCCAAATATGAACGGGTTATTGCCAAATTACGAACTTGGAACCAGGGGAAAACCGAAGATCCATTTGATCAGGAGAAGCTGGAATTGCAAATGGTGGCGATTCAGGAACAGCGCAATACCATACAGCAGCTATACGAAAATGGTGAAATCAACCGGGATGTAGCCGCAAAGCTCCGTCGATTTATTAATGATGTGGAAGCCACTGCGCTGAAAAACACTTAA
- a CDS encoding aldo/keto reductase: MAEQRTRLGKTDLIVNPIGLGANAVGGHNIYPNMLNDETGKEVVRTALKQGMNFVDTAFIYGPEHSERLIGEVLKETGQRQNTIIATKAAHKFVDGNVVMDNSSAFLKTSVDEALKRLQTDYIDLFYIHFPDERTPKDEAVGTLKRLKDEGKIRAIGVSNFSIDQLREANRDGDVDVLQSEYNLFKREAEKELLPYTAEHNISFVPYFPLAAGLLGGKYNRDTTFQDGRAKNPLFTGEAFIRNLDKVEQLRSIAQSKDAEVAHLVLAWYLTQPSIDALIPGAKKPEQVINNLKTLKVELTAEEIAVMDQIFR, translated from the coding sequence ATGGCAGAACAACGTACTCGCTTGGGCAAAACCGACCTGATTGTTAACCCGATTGGGTTGGGGGCAAATGCAGTAGGAGGACATAACATCTATCCGAATATGTTGAACGATGAGACAGGTAAGGAAGTCGTTCGCACTGCTTTGAAGCAGGGTATGAACTTTGTGGATACTGCGTTCATTTATGGGCCTGAACATTCAGAACGATTAATTGGCGAAGTGCTGAAAGAAACAGGTCAGCGCCAAAACACCATCATTGCAACGAAAGCTGCGCATAAATTTGTAGATGGGAACGTCGTGATGGATAACTCATCTGCTTTCCTCAAAACATCTGTAGATGAGGCATTGAAACGTCTACAGACAGATTACATCGACCTGTTCTACATTCATTTCCCGGATGAACGTACTCCGAAGGATGAGGCTGTAGGTACACTGAAACGTTTGAAAGACGAAGGTAAAATCCGTGCGATCGGAGTATCCAATTTTTCCATAGATCAGTTGCGTGAGGCGAATCGTGATGGAGATGTGGATGTACTGCAGTCTGAATACAATTTGTTCAAAAGAGAAGCGGAGAAAGAATTGCTGCCCTATACGGCAGAGCATAACATTTCTTTTGTGCCTTATTTCCCTCTGGCGGCAGGTCTGCTCGGCGGCAAGTATAACCGTGATACTACATTCCAGGATGGACGTGCAAAGAACCCGCTGTTCACCGGGGAAGCCTTTATTCGGAATCTGGACAAGGTGGAGCAGCTGCGCAGCATCGCACAGTCCAAGGATGCAGAGGTCGCACATCTCGTTCTGGCCTGGTATCTGACCCAGCCTTCCATTGATGCGCTCATTCCGGGCGCCAAGAAACCGGAGCAGGTCATCAATAATCTCAAAACACTGAAAGTTGAGCTGACCGCTGAGGAAATTGCAGTCATGGATCAGATTTTTCGTTAA
- a CDS encoding polysaccharide deacetylase family protein, giving the protein MNLKAARFIGLCTLIILLGSHSAYAKPVQKNRQYYEERGEIVWEVPTHDKLIALTFDDGPDPVQTPQILALLQQYQAKGTFFVLGKWAEKFPELIKQEQREGHEIANHTYGHMYAVRSTRADKYSREMNTAEKSIVEAGAERPLLFRPPGGYYNDMVIQVAKQQGYTIVLWSWHQDTRDWSSPGVSAIVNKVLKNARNGDIVLFHDKVEGRSQTVTALKTILPKLQEQGYRFVTVSELLAVKAREAAKGNMSSPPKRP; this is encoded by the coding sequence ATGAACCTGAAGGCAGCCCGATTCATCGGATTGTGCACCCTGATTATTTTGCTTGGAAGCCATTCTGCCTACGCCAAACCTGTGCAGAAGAATCGACAGTATTACGAGGAACGGGGAGAGATTGTGTGGGAAGTCCCCACACATGACAAACTCATTGCCCTAACCTTTGATGATGGACCTGATCCGGTCCAGACCCCGCAGATTCTGGCTTTGCTCCAACAATATCAAGCCAAAGGCACTTTTTTTGTACTTGGCAAATGGGCGGAGAAGTTTCCTGAACTGATTAAGCAGGAGCAGCGAGAAGGGCATGAAATTGCCAATCATACGTATGGGCATATGTACGCGGTTCGATCGACCAGGGCGGATAAGTACAGCCGTGAAATGAACACAGCGGAGAAATCCATTGTGGAAGCGGGTGCGGAACGTCCCTTATTGTTCAGGCCACCAGGCGGCTATTATAATGACATGGTCATTCAGGTCGCGAAACAACAAGGATATACCATTGTGCTGTGGTCCTGGCATCAGGACACGCGTGATTGGTCTTCTCCAGGCGTATCAGCTATCGTGAACAAAGTGCTGAAGAATGCCCGTAATGGGGATATTGTTTTGTTTCATGATAAGGTGGAAGGCAGATCCCAGACAGTTACTGCGCTTAAAACGATTCTGCCGAAACTTCAGGAACAGGGATATCGTTTTGTAACCGTATCGGAACTTCTGGCTGTGAAGGCGAGAGAAGCGGCAAAAGGTAACATGTCATCACCACCGAAGCGTCCATAA
- a CDS encoding DHA2 family efflux MFS transporter permease subunit encodes MDNQNHQLPLGKTIAVLLLGAFIAILNQTLLNVAIPHLMNDFNVSATTVQWLSTAYLLVNGVLIPITAYLIESYGTRKLFVTAMLLFTVGSLICAISPGFTVMLIGRIVQASGAGIIMPLVMNVFLTVFPPEKRGTAMGTMGIAMMFAPAIGPTLSGWIVEHYTWRILFYMVIPLALLDILFAFIWLRNVSKLTSPKFDGYGALFSTIGFGFLLYGFSSAGDKGWTSATVLLTLIIGVLFIVFFVLRETAMKNPLLEFRVFKYDIFTISTLVSATINMALFGGMLLLPIYLQNIRGFSPLQSGLLLLPGALLMGVMSPISGALFDRIGSRPLAIVGLIITAISTYEFSKLTGETSYGHIMMLYTFRSFGMSMLMMSVQTEGLNQLPPHLTSHGTAMSNTVRQVAGSIGTALLITVMATRAGIHLADYSNTVTTTNAALTEQVGMLGTQMAAATGMPAEQGSSLALQQLYGIAVQTSTIEGINDAFIVATWISIIGLFLSLFLRRARSRPRPVKPDR; translated from the coding sequence ATGGACAATCAAAATCATCAACTGCCCCTTGGGAAAACCATCGCTGTCTTGCTGCTTGGTGCTTTTATCGCCATTTTGAACCAGACTTTGCTCAATGTAGCCATCCCGCATCTGATGAACGACTTTAACGTCTCGGCTACGACTGTGCAGTGGCTGTCCACGGCTTATTTGCTGGTGAACGGTGTACTTATTCCGATTACCGCCTACTTGATCGAGTCCTATGGGACTCGCAAATTGTTTGTAACAGCCATGCTGCTGTTTACCGTCGGTTCGCTGATCTGTGCCATCAGTCCGGGGTTTACAGTGATGCTTATCGGACGAATTGTTCAGGCCAGTGGAGCTGGTATTATTATGCCGCTCGTTATGAACGTATTTCTGACCGTGTTTCCTCCAGAGAAAAGAGGAACGGCCATGGGCACAATGGGTATTGCCATGATGTTCGCTCCGGCCATTGGCCCAACCCTATCCGGTTGGATTGTGGAGCATTACACATGGCGTATTCTGTTCTACATGGTCATTCCGCTCGCCTTGCTCGATATCTTGTTCGCCTTTATCTGGCTAAGAAACGTGTCCAAGCTGACTTCACCGAAATTTGATGGCTATGGTGCACTATTCTCCACCATCGGTTTCGGATTTCTGCTCTATGGATTCAGCTCTGCCGGAGATAAAGGCTGGACCAGCGCAACGGTGCTGCTGACATTAATTATCGGTGTGCTTTTTATCGTTTTCTTTGTCCTCAGAGAGACAGCCATGAAAAATCCTTTGCTGGAATTCCGGGTGTTCAAATACGATATTTTCACTATCTCCACACTTGTCAGTGCAACGATAAACATGGCACTCTTCGGCGGGATGCTGCTGCTGCCGATATATCTGCAAAACATACGGGGATTCTCACCCCTGCAATCCGGTCTGCTGTTGCTGCCTGGTGCATTGCTAATGGGCGTCATGTCTCCCATCTCAGGTGCCCTGTTTGACCGGATTGGCTCTCGCCCTCTTGCCATTGTCGGTTTGATCATTACCGCCATTTCCACCTATGAGTTCAGCAAGTTGACGGGTGAGACTTCCTATGGCCACATCATGATGTTATACACATTCAGAAGCTTTGGCATGTCCATGCTCATGATGTCCGTGCAGACCGAGGGCCTGAACCAGTTACCACCTCATCTCACCAGCCATGGCACAGCCATGTCCAATACAGTTAGACAGGTGGCAGGTTCCATCGGGACAGCCCTGCTGATCACCGTGATGGCAACGCGTGCAGGCATTCATTTGGCAGATTACAGCAACACCGTGACAACAACCAATGCGGCGCTGACGGAGCAGGTGGGCATGCTCGGCACACAGATGGCTGCCGCCACTGGAATGCCGGCAGAACAAGGTTCCAGTCTCGCATTACAGCAGCTTTATGGTATCGCTGTTCAGACGTCAACGATTGAAGGCATTAATGATGCGTTCATTGTAGCCACCTGGATTTCGATCATTGGCCTGTTTCTGTCGCTGTTTCTGCGACGTGCGCGTTCCCGGCCTCGCCCAGTCAAACCAGACCGCTAA
- a CDS encoding HlyD family efflux transporter periplasmic adaptor subunit, whose product MNSRAILINIIVILVILGAGAAGIYYYNQSTSYVKTDNALVTGQPISVASAVSGELRSWKGKVGTSFNAGDSLGTISVAGKSTPITMPVNGTIVQQTAVENSLVSAGTPLARAYDFNNLYVTANVEETAIDKIKTGQIVDVYVDAFPDTTLTGKVDQIGLATASSFSLLPTSNTNANYTKVTQVIPIIITIEGYKGLGVVPGMSATVRVHI is encoded by the coding sequence ATGAATTCGCGTGCCATTTTGATCAATATTATCGTGATTCTGGTGATTCTGGGTGCCGGAGCTGCTGGAATCTACTATTACAACCAATCCACCAGTTATGTTAAAACCGATAATGCCCTTGTAACCGGGCAGCCTATCTCGGTAGCTTCTGCTGTAAGCGGCGAGCTTCGATCGTGGAAAGGCAAGGTTGGTACATCCTTTAATGCAGGCGATAGCCTTGGGACCATCTCCGTTGCTGGCAAATCAACACCTATAACGATGCCGGTTAACGGCACAATCGTACAGCAGACTGCTGTGGAAAATTCGCTCGTATCTGCCGGAACCCCCCTCGCACGGGCTTATGATTTCAATAACCTGTATGTAACAGCCAATGTGGAAGAGACCGCAATTGATAAGATTAAAACGGGTCAGATCGTGGATGTGTATGTCGATGCTTTTCCTGACACCACATTGACTGGTAAAGTGGACCAGATCGGACTTGCCACTGCATCGTCCTTCTCACTGCTGCCAACTTCGAATACCAATGCGAATTACACCAAAGTCACTCAAGTCATTCCGATCATCATTACTATAGAAGGATATAAAGGACTGGGTGTCGTTCCCGGCATGAGCGCTACTGTGCGCGTTCATATTTAA
- a CDS encoding YwbE family protein, whose translation MNGQQRVNIKPGLEVDIVLKQDQPTGKLTRGIVKDLLTKSPTHPHGIKVRLTSGQVGRVKQVITSVSE comes from the coding sequence ATGAACGGTCAACAGAGAGTAAACATCAAACCGGGTCTTGAAGTGGACATCGTACTGAAGCAGGATCAACCTACAGGGAAGCTGACACGTGGCATTGTCAAGGATCTATTAACCAAATCCCCTACACATCCGCATGGTATCAAAGTGCGTTTGACCAGTGGACAGGTTGGACGTGTCAAACAAGTGATCACAAGTGTGTCGGAATGA
- a CDS encoding DUF4269 domain-containing protein, with protein sequence MITTADLASGNERQQDAYHTLQGSGLLQRLAAHQPYPAGTVPIDIDIPGSDLDLLCEAADLEAFETLVHSELGGMQGFQCKRGDGRAGQHPYVTCCVKVGNWPVEIFAQTTPVIRQNAYVHMLVEWELLQLWGAAGHDKIRKLKLKGWKTEPAFAFVLGIQGNPYEEMLRLATWNRDKLRSWARLNTSFQFE encoded by the coding sequence ATGATTACAACCGCGGATCTGGCCTCGGGTAATGAGCGACAGCAAGACGCATACCACACCTTACAGGGGAGTGGATTGTTACAAAGGTTAGCTGCTCACCAGCCTTATCCGGCGGGTACGGTCCCGATAGATATCGATATCCCGGGAAGTGATCTTGATCTATTATGTGAGGCAGCGGATCTGGAGGCATTCGAAACTCTGGTGCACAGCGAGCTGGGCGGGATGCAGGGTTTTCAATGCAAACGTGGGGATGGTCGTGCAGGCCAGCATCCTTATGTGACTTGTTGTGTGAAAGTTGGTAACTGGCCTGTGGAGATTTTCGCCCAAACGACGCCTGTAATCAGGCAGAATGCCTATGTGCATATGCTGGTGGAGTGGGAATTGTTACAGCTATGGGGTGCAGCTGGACATGATAAGATTCGCAAATTGAAACTGAAGGGATGGAAGACGGAGCCGGCTTTTGCTTTTGTGCTGGGTATCCAGGGAAATCCTTATGAAGAAATGCTGCGTTTAGCGACATGGAACCGGGATAAGCTTAGAAGCTGGGCCCGGTTGAATACATCCTTTCAGTTTGAGTAG
- a CDS encoding sensor histidine kinase, whose translation MNFIRSLRFKFIVGLTLIMLPLFLLLYYNNVYAMKVVRDQVSLTNMNHLAKSVEQNERVLQETNRYLYSLGERDPDIISLFFLEYGSGDYIIAKQRIMNKFMTDIGFYNLIDSFFLYDAVNDDLLLATSGNYDVKKSVVQESMPVQMQQLEGDIQKPEWSIVHGGTWNALVKTVRINSQFYAGALVDMNALNHPEQFTESGDRGGAVILGADGGALSNSALNPAQIELAAAHIAGLKNPYQVISEVNSKGNALQYLMLGIPSAMSEMNYIVLLPEEDMMRNLPFFQRIIRLLPIGAAVILITALIFLRQLLFRPMNVLIRGMRRVSLGELDVRLETPSSSELEFVTHSFNQMTSEIQHLKIDVYEEQLRTREAEFKQLQMQINPHFYLNSLNIIHSLASLKNHGLVQQMAGHLADYFRFSLRAGKRVIRLDEELEHIRHYLEIQKLRFPNKLDFTLDIEPDLGHYVVPPLTIQPFVENAIIHGFQRRSEPFVIRIRAWKSKTLSESHSDRGTEDYSVLHLSITDNGVGFEQNILERLQLGQYAEDPGGQHIGIWNVAYRLLVKYGESAGLQFMNESDGGAAVMIHVPAQTEEEEGRAYAEPIDRG comes from the coding sequence ATGAATTTTATCCGTTCACTGCGCTTTAAGTTTATTGTGGGTCTGACATTGATCATGCTGCCCTTGTTCTTGCTGCTTTATTACAATAACGTATACGCCATGAAGGTGGTACGTGATCAAGTATCTCTCACCAATATGAATCATCTTGCCAAGAGTGTAGAACAGAATGAGCGTGTGCTGCAGGAGACCAATCGTTATTTATACAGTCTGGGAGAGAGAGACCCGGATATTATCTCTTTGTTTTTCCTCGAATACGGTAGCGGCGATTATATTATTGCGAAACAGCGTATTATGAACAAATTCATGACAGATATCGGTTTCTATAATCTGATTGACTCTTTTTTTCTATACGATGCAGTGAATGATGATTTGTTATTGGCTACCTCCGGCAATTATGATGTCAAAAAGTCGGTAGTGCAGGAGAGTATGCCTGTTCAGATGCAGCAACTCGAGGGAGATATACAGAAGCCGGAATGGAGCATTGTTCATGGTGGAACATGGAATGCTCTTGTCAAAACAGTTCGCATTAATTCTCAGTTCTATGCGGGGGCACTCGTTGACATGAATGCGCTGAACCATCCAGAGCAGTTCACGGAATCCGGGGACCGGGGAGGGGCAGTCATTTTGGGAGCAGATGGCGGGGCTTTGTCTAATTCGGCGTTGAATCCGGCCCAGATTGAACTCGCTGCAGCCCATATTGCTGGGTTAAAGAACCCCTATCAGGTGATCTCTGAAGTGAATTCCAAAGGCAATGCACTTCAGTACCTGATGTTGGGCATTCCATCAGCCATGTCAGAGATGAATTATATCGTTCTGCTGCCGGAAGAGGACATGATGCGCAACCTGCCGTTCTTTCAGCGTATTATTCGCCTGCTCCCGATTGGGGCAGCTGTCATCCTGATCACTGCGCTGATCTTTCTTAGGCAGCTTCTGTTCCGCCCGATGAATGTGTTGATTCGCGGGATGAGAAGGGTCAGTCTGGGGGAACTTGATGTGAGACTGGAGACACCATCTTCATCAGAACTGGAGTTTGTCACGCATAGCTTCAATCAGATGACAAGTGAGATCCAGCATCTGAAGATTGATGTGTATGAGGAGCAATTGCGAACCCGGGAAGCGGAGTTCAAACAATTACAGATGCAGATCAATCCGCACTTTTACCTGAATTCATTGAATATTATTCATAGTCTGGCTTCATTGAAGAACCATGGGCTGGTGCAGCAGATGGCTGGCCATCTGGCTGATTATTTCCGGTTCAGCCTGCGTGCTGGCAAACGTGTCATCCGATTGGATGAAGAATTGGAACATATCCGTCACTACCTGGAAATCCAAAAGCTGAGATTTCCGAACAAGCTGGATTTTACATTGGATATTGAGCCTGATCTCGGGCATTATGTGGTACCGCCCTTGACGATTCAGCCTTTTGTGGAAAATGCCATTATTCATGGTTTTCAGCGGCGTTCAGAACCATTTGTAATTCGAATAAGAGCTTGGAAATCGAAAACGTTATCTGAGTCTCATTCAGACAGGGGTACTGAGGATTATTCCGTCCTCCACCTTTCCATAACGGATAACGGTGTTGGATTTGAACAAAACATACTGGAACGTCTGCAACTGGGGCAATACGCCGAAGATCCGGGTGGACAGCACATTGGAATCTGGAACGTGGCTTATCGACTGCTCGTGAAGTACGGCGAAAGTGCCGGATTGCAATTCATGAATGAGTCAGACGGGGGAGCAGCAGTCATGATTCATGTCCCTGCCCAGACGGAGGAGGAAGAAGGGAGAGCCTATGCGGAACCTATTGATCGTGGATGA